Proteins encoded by one window of Acetivibrio thermocellus ATCC 27405:
- a CDS encoding NADH-quinone oxidoreductase subunit NuoE family protein, whose protein sequence is MSVTMSEAFDYSMIDNILSEHGTSETAIIAILQSIQEEYHYIPKEVFPYLSKKLKVSEARIFSVATFYENFSLEPKGKYIIKVCDGTACHVRKSIPIIERLRKELGLSGTKPTTDDLMFTVETVSCLGACGLAPVITVNDKVYAEMTPDKASELIKQLREGDADA, encoded by the coding sequence ATGAGTGTTACAATGAGTGAAGCTTTTGATTACAGCATGATTGACAATATTTTGTCGGAACACGGAACTTCTGAAACTGCAATTATTGCAATACTTCAAAGCATTCAGGAAGAATATCATTATATTCCGAAAGAAGTGTTTCCCTATCTTTCAAAAAAACTTAAAGTAAGTGAAGCAAGGATATTCAGTGTTGCAACCTTTTATGAAAACTTTTCTTTGGAGCCGAAAGGAAAGTATATAATAAAAGTCTGCGACGGAACGGCGTGCCATGTAAGAAAATCAATTCCGATTATCGAACGGCTCAGAAAAGAATTGGGCCTTTCCGGTACCAAGCCGACAACTGATGATTTGATGTTTACGGTTGAAACGGTATCTTGTCTTGGGGCATGCGGCCTTGCTCCCGTAATAACGGTAAATGACAAGGTGTATGCCGAAATGACCCCCGACAAAGCCTCAGAGCTTATAAAACAGTTGAGGGAGGGAGATGCCGATGCTTAA
- the nuoF gene encoding NADH-quinone oxidoreductase subunit NuoF translates to MLKNREELRKAREMYSRYLKAEKRRVLVCAGTGCVSGGSMEIFERLSELVSKRGMDCQVELKEEPHDNTIGMKKSGCHGFCEMGPLVRIEPEGYLYTKVKLEDCEEIVDRTIVAGEHIERLAYKQNGVVYKKQDEIPFYKKQTRLVLEHCGQIDSTSITEYLATGGYYALEKALFDMTGDEIINEITEANLRGRGGGGFPAGRKWAQVKRQNAKQKYVVCNGDEGDPGAFMDRSIMEGDPHRMIEGMIIAGIACGASEGYIYVRAEYPLAVSRLKRAIEQAKEFGLLGENILGSNFSFNIHINRGAGAFVCGEGSALTASIEGKRGMPRVKPPRTVEQGLFDMPTVLNNVETFANVPLIIKNGADWYKSIGTEKSPGTKAFALTGNIENTGLIEIPMGTTLREVIFDIGGGMRNGADFKAVQIGGPSGGCLSEKDLDLPLDFDSLKKAGAMIGSGGLVVMDSNTCMVEVARFFMNFTQNESCGKCVPCREGTKRMLEILERIVEGNGQDGDIELLLELADTISATALCGLGKAAAFPVVSTIKNFREEYEAHIYDKRCPTGNCQKLKTITIDASLCKGCSKCARSCPVGAITGKVKEPFVIDQSKCIKCGACIETCAFHAILEG, encoded by the coding sequence ATGCTTAAAAACAGAGAAGAGTTGCGAAAGGCCCGGGAGATGTACTCAAGATACCTTAAGGCGGAAAAGAGAAGAGTTCTTGTTTGTGCAGGCACCGGCTGCGTATCCGGCGGTTCCATGGAGATTTTCGAGCGGCTTTCGGAGTTGGTTTCAAAGAGAGGGATGGATTGCCAGGTTGAATTGAAAGAAGAACCACACGACAATACCATAGGCATGAAAAAAAGCGGGTGCCATGGTTTTTGTGAAATGGGACCCCTTGTAAGAATTGAGCCTGAAGGTTATCTGTACACCAAAGTAAAGCTTGAAGACTGTGAAGAGATTGTGGACAGAACGATAGTGGCGGGGGAACATATAGAAAGGCTTGCCTATAAACAAAACGGAGTTGTATACAAAAAACAGGATGAAATTCCCTTTTACAAGAAGCAAACCCGTCTTGTACTGGAACACTGTGGTCAAATTGACTCCACATCCATAACCGAATACCTTGCAACCGGGGGATATTATGCGCTGGAGAAAGCGTTGTTTGACATGACCGGTGATGAAATTATAAATGAAATAACTGAAGCAAATCTTCGTGGACGCGGAGGAGGAGGTTTTCCGGCAGGACGTAAATGGGCACAGGTAAAAAGGCAGAATGCAAAACAAAAGTATGTTGTGTGCAACGGAGATGAAGGCGATCCGGGAGCGTTTATGGACAGGAGCATTATGGAGGGTGACCCCCACAGAATGATTGAGGGGATGATAATTGCAGGCATTGCCTGCGGGGCGTCCGAGGGCTATATTTATGTGCGTGCAGAATATCCACTTGCTGTGTCCAGACTTAAAAGGGCCATCGAGCAGGCAAAAGAGTTTGGCTTGCTTGGTGAAAACATACTGGGAAGCAATTTTAGCTTCAATATTCATATAAATCGGGGCGCAGGTGCGTTTGTTTGCGGTGAGGGAAGCGCGCTTACGGCATCGATTGAAGGAAAACGTGGCATGCCCAGGGTAAAGCCGCCAAGAACCGTGGAGCAGGGCTTGTTTGATATGCCTACGGTTTTAAACAATGTTGAAACCTTTGCCAACGTTCCCCTTATTATCAAAAACGGAGCTGACTGGTATAAATCCATCGGGACTGAAAAAAGTCCGGGAACAAAAGCTTTTGCGCTGACGGGCAACATAGAAAATACCGGTCTTATTGAGATTCCCATGGGAACAACCTTGAGGGAAGTTATATTTGACATCGGCGGAGGAATGAGGAATGGCGCGGATTTTAAAGCCGTGCAAATCGGAGGCCCGTCGGGAGGGTGCCTGTCGGAAAAAGATTTGGACCTTCCACTGGATTTTGACTCACTGAAAAAAGCTGGTGCCATGATTGGTTCCGGAGGATTGGTTGTAATGGACAGCAATACTTGTATGGTAGAAGTTGCGCGCTTTTTTATGAATTTTACCCAGAATGAGTCCTGCGGAAAATGTGTTCCCTGCCGCGAAGGTACAAAGAGAATGCTGGAGATTTTGGAAAGGATTGTAGAAGGAAACGGCCAGGACGGTGACATAGAACTTCTTTTGGAATTGGCGGACACCATTTCAGCAACGGCACTTTGCGGACTTGGCAAAGCTGCGGCATTTCCTGTTGTAAGTACGATTAAGAATTTTAGAGAAGAATATGAAGCACATATTTATGACAAGAGATGTCCCACAGGAAATTGTCAGAAGCTTAAAACCATTACTATTGATGCTTCTTTGTGCAAAGGCTGCTCAAAGTGTGCAAGAAGTTGTCCTGTGGGCGCAATAACAGGAAAAGTTAAAGAGCCTTTTGTTATAGATCAAAGCAAATGTATCAAGTGCGGTGCATGTATTGAAACTTGTGCATTCCACGCAATATTGGAGGGCTGA
- a CDS encoding [FeFe] hydrogenase, group A, with the protein MDNREYMLIDGIPVEINGEKNLLELIRKAGIKLPTFCYHSELSVYGACRMCMVENEWGGLDAACSTPPRAGMSIKTNTERLQKYRKMILELLLANHCRDCTTCNNNGKCKLQDLAMRYNISHIRFPNTASNPDVDDSSLCITRDRSKCILCGDCVRVCNEVQNVGAIDFAYRGSKMTISTVFDKPIFESNCVGCGQCALACPTGAIVVKDDTQKVWKEIYDKNTRVSVQIAPAVRVALGKELGLNDGENAIGKIVAALRRMGFDDIFDTSTGADLTVLEESAELLRRIREGKNDMPLFTSCCPAWVNYCEKFYPELLPHVSTCRSPMQMFASIIKEEYSTSSKRLVHVAVMPCTAKKFEAARKEFKVNGVPNVDYVLTTQELVRMIKESGIVFSELEPEAIDMPFGTYTGAGVIFGVSGGVTEAVLRRVVSDKSPTSFRSLAYTGVRGMNGVKEASVMYGDRKLKVAVVSGLKNAGDLIERIKAGEHYDLVEVMACPGGCINGGGQPFVQSEEREKRGKGLYSADKLCNIKSSEENPLMMTLYKGILKGRVHELLHVDYASKKEAK; encoded by the coding sequence ATGGATAACAGAGAGTATATGTTGATAGACGGAATTCCTGTTGAGATAAACGGTGAAAAAAACCTTCTTGAGCTTATTCGAAAAGCGGGCATCAAGCTTCCGACATTTTGTTACCATTCCGAATTGTCGGTTTACGGTGCCTGCCGTATGTGCATGGTTGAAAATGAATGGGGCGGATTGGATGCTGCATGTTCCACCCCGCCCAGAGCGGGCATGAGTATAAAAACAAACACTGAAAGACTTCAAAAATACCGGAAAATGATTTTGGAGCTTTTGCTTGCCAATCACTGTCGGGATTGTACAACCTGCAATAACAACGGAAAATGCAAACTGCAGGATCTTGCGATGAGGTACAATATAAGTCATATTCGATTCCCAAACACTGCTTCAAATCCGGATGTGGACGATTCTTCCCTTTGCATAACAAGGGACCGGAGCAAATGCATACTCTGCGGAGACTGTGTTCGTGTATGCAATGAAGTACAGAATGTGGGTGCTATTGATTTTGCCTACAGAGGCTCTAAAATGACAATCAGTACGGTATTTGACAAACCTATCTTTGAATCAAATTGTGTGGGCTGCGGACAATGTGCCCTGGCATGTCCGACAGGAGCAATTGTTGTAAAAGATGATACACAGAAAGTATGGAAGGAAATCTATGATAAAAATACCCGGGTATCGGTGCAGATAGCTCCTGCTGTCCGTGTTGCTTTAGGAAAAGAACTTGGCTTAAATGACGGAGAAAATGCCATAGGAAAAATTGTGGCGGCACTGCGGCGCATGGGATTTGATGATATATTTGACACGTCAACCGGGGCGGATTTGACGGTTCTGGAAGAATCGGCAGAACTGCTAAGGCGTATTAGAGAAGGAAAAAATGACATGCCTCTTTTTACGTCATGCTGTCCTGCATGGGTAAACTACTGCGAAAAGTTCTATCCCGAGCTTTTGCCCCATGTTTCCACATGCCGTTCACCGATGCAGATGTTTGCCTCCATAATAAAAGAGGAATATTCAACTTCCAGCAAACGGTTGGTGCATGTTGCAGTTATGCCCTGCACGGCAAAGAAATTTGAAGCGGCCCGCAAAGAGTTTAAAGTCAATGGAGTTCCAAATGTTGATTATGTTCTGACAACCCAGGAGCTTGTTCGAATGATCAAAGAATCGGGGATAGTATTCTCTGAACTGGAGCCTGAAGCAATTGACATGCCCTTTGGAACGTATACAGGAGCCGGTGTGATATTTGGGGTTTCCGGGGGTGTCACTGAAGCGGTTTTAAGAAGAGTGGTTTCGGACAAATCTCCGACATCTTTCAGATCACTTGCCTATACCGGTGTTCGGGGTATGAACGGAGTAAAAGAAGCTTCGGTGATGTACGGTGACAGAAAGCTTAAAGTTGCAGTGGTCAGCGGGCTTAAAAATGCCGGTGATTTGATTGAAAGGATTAAAGCCGGTGAGCATTATGATCTTGTCGAGGTTATGGCATGTCCGGGAGGTTGTATAAACGGAGGAGGACAGCCCTTTGTTCAAAGTGAGGAAAGAGAAAAGAGGGGCAAGGGGTTGTACAGTGCGGATAAACTCTGCAATATCAAATCTTCTGAAGAAAATCCTCTTATGATGACACTTTATAAAGGCATTTTAAAGGGCAGGGTTCATGAACTTCTTCATGTTGATTATGCTTCAAAAAAGGAGGCAAAGTAG
- a CDS encoding (2Fe-2S) ferredoxin domain-containing protein gives MLEIKICVGSSCHLKGSYNVINEFQHLIEEKALHDKIDIKATFCMKQCQKNGVAVEVNNEIFGVLPEAAEEFFKNVILPKV, from the coding sequence ATGTTGGAGATAAAAATTTGCGTCGGAAGCTCGTGCCATTTGAAAGGTTCTTATAATGTTATCAATGAATTTCAGCATCTTATTGAGGAAAAAGCTTTGCATGACAAAATTGATATAAAAGCAACTTTTTGCATGAAGCAGTGCCAGAAGAACGGAGTTGCGGTAGAGGTCAATAATGAGATTTTTGGCGTTTTGCCGGAGGCGGCGGAGGAATTTTTTAAAAATGTGATTTTACCTAAGGTCTAG